The Daphnia pulex isolate KAP4 chromosome 3, ASM2113471v1 genome includes a region encoding these proteins:
- the LOC124191473 gene encoding uncharacterized protein LOC124191473 has translation MADPLIYILVTFTKSGELGIGTLEAIAVPKDFHDHSFDDQLEQLKGFVGTKKVFGINWPKFPSNPGWNLPVELTNKSRSQVQHDMRSCTVISYSEDMDVVVAVRDAMVPPISVQKPVAKKSAPKSSATQKHGTGHKSTSPPRNLPVEKSSTAIRKTMDIPEEDMEGLDCQLITGGNEEKSDTSADSSLHHDDDQQGIFSSESESDEDLIPPPPTKRKRSNPSVKSLGNTKSKRNSSHHKENSFVTPKRNEKSSAKNSSLNEEYFFGRQHS, from the exons ATGGCAGACCCACTGATCTACATACTTGTGACTTTTACTAAAAGTGGAGAATTGGGCATTGGTACATTGGAGGCCATAGCAGTGCCGAAAGATTTCCATGACCATAGTTTCGATGATCAGCTCGAGCAATTAAAAGGTTTtgttggaacaaaaaaagtttttgggaTCAA TTGGCCTAAGTTTCCCAGCAATCCTGGTTGGAACCTACCCGTTGAGTTGACTAACAAATCTAGATCCCAAGTTCAACATGACATGAGATCATGTACAGTTATCTCGTACTCAG AGGACATGGATGTGGTGGTGGCAGTACGAGATGCCATGGTGCCTCCTATCAGTGTTCAAAAGCCAGTAGCCAAAAAATCAGCCCCGAAGTCATCTGCAACTCAGAAACATGGCACTGGCCATAAATCTACCTCTCCACCACGTAACTTGCCAGTTGAAAAGTCATCAACAG CTATTAGGAAGACTATGGACATCCCAGAAGAAGACATGGAGGGGTTAGATTGCCAGTTGATCACTGggggaaatgaagaaaagtcCGATACATCTGCTGACAGCAGCCTTCATCATGATGATGATCAGcaaggaattttttcttcagaatCAGAGTCTGACGAAGATTTGATTCCTCCGCCTCCAACGAAGAGAAAACGTAGCAATCCGTCTGTCAAATCATTGGGCAACACCAAAtctaag agaAATTCAAGTCACCACAAGGAAAATTCATTTGTcacaccaaaaagaaacgaaaagt